One Chitinispirillales bacterium ANBcel5 genomic window, GTGTCAAAATAGGACTCAAGCCCAAAACGCTTTATCTTATCCCGCTGAAGACCAGCTTCACCGTTGGTCACAAGCGCCATTTTTACACCCTTTGACTTAAAATGCTTCAGTGTGTCGATCGCTCCGGGAAACAGGTACATGGCACTGAGCCGCTTTGCGGAATACTCATCGGCCAAACGCTCTCCAAGCTCACTGTCTGTAATATTTAGCGACTTAAACGCCTCTTCAACGATCTTTCGCCTGGCCTGCTTCTGATTATTGCGCCCTATCCGGTGACGCTCTTTGTCACCCCAGTACCAGCGTGAAGCATCCATAAGGGAATCCAAAAGCTTCTGACACTCTACTCCGGTTTCCCCGGCGTAAGCACTGCACACCTCCTGCAAAACCGGGCCGCTAACCAATCCAAATGCTACAATAGTATCATCGAGATCAAACAGTATCCCTCCCGGCGTGACAGATCTTTGATTATTCATTACCTACTCTTTTCATTACGTATACTTTTACCCCCTAACACCTATCGGTCTGGTCCTTTCAAGACTTAAGCTGCTTTGAGGGATAAAACTTTTTATGATTTAAAACCGGCGATGATTACTATTACCCTTTAAACATCCCCGCTCTGGAGCAACCGGTCAAACTCCTCTTCACCAATTATGGATACCCCAAGCTTCTGAGCCTTAGCGTACTTTGAACCCGGGTCCTCACCTGCAAGTACATAATCGGTTTTTTTACTCACACTTGAAGTAACTTTCCCCCCGTCAGCCTCGATTTTCTCTTTTGCCTGATCACGGGTATATTTGGAAAGTGCCCCGGTGAGAACAAACGTTTTGCCCGAAAAAACCCCACCTGTTTGAACCTTGCCCCTGTTACCTCTCATGTTTACACCCAGAGCCCTTAATCGCTCGATGGTATGACGGTTCTCTTCGCGATCAAAAAAGATCCTTACGCTCTGAGCCATTATGGGCCCAAACCCTTCAAACGCCTCTATCTGCTCAAGGGGTTTAGAGTAAAGTTCCTGAATATCCTCTATTTGATTGCTGAGATCTTTGGCAGCTTTTGCACCAATCATTCGGATTCCAAGGCCATGAATAAGTCGCTCCAGCGGATTGTGCTTCGATTTATCCACTGCCTTAACGATATTAGTGGCCGATTTTTCTGCCATCCGTTCCAGATCAACCAGCTTTTCCACAGAGAGCTCGTAAAGATCAGCAACATTTTGCACCAGACCGACCTCTACCAATTTCTTTAGCAGTGATGGCCCCAGTCCCCTTATATCCATGGCGGTACGTGAGACAAAGTGCTCAAGTGATGCAAGCAGCTGTGCCGGGCAGGCGGTGTTAAAGCAGCGAACCGCCACCTCACCTTCAAGCTTTTGCAACGCTGAGCCGCAGGATGGACACTGTGATGGTGGGAGTGTGGGGGTAGAGTGAGCATCACGCTTTTCTGTAAGCACTTTCACCACTTTGGGGATGATCTCCCCACCCTTCTCTATCTCTACTGTATCATGTACCCTTACATCCAGCCGGGCGATTTCATCATAGTTGTGAAGAGTTGCGTTTTTGATAGTTGTACCGGCCAAAAATACCGGCTTTAACCGTGCTATCGGGGTGACCACACCGGTTCGACCCACATTGGCTTCAATCTTTTCCACGATGGTTACTGCCTGTTCCGGTTGATACTTATAGGCTATGACCCACCGGGGGGCTTTGGCAGTCGAACCCAGGCGGCGCTGAAACGCAAAGGAATCCACCTTTATCACCACTCCATCAACAGGAAAGGGGAGGTCATGGCGTTTGTGTTCATATTCATTGCAAAACCCGGTTACCTCTGTGGGGGAGTGAAGAACAGGGGAGTGAATCACCACAGGAAATCCCAGCCCCTTTAGGTGTTCAAGGTTTTGGTGATGGCTTTGGGAGTGAAGGTCCGAGAGCAGAAAGTGAGCCATGAAACTTAAATTACGTGATGATACTTCACGGGAGTCCTGAAGCTTAAGAGTGCCGGCGGTGGTGTTTCTGGGATTTTGCATCGGCTTCTGACCGTTTTCGACCATAGCCTCATTAAGAGCGGTGAAATTACTGAACGTCATATATACTTCACCCCGCACCTCAAAGGGCTCTTTATAATCGACCATCAGCGGAACCGATCGTATGGTACGAACATTGGGGGTAACATCATCGCCCACCAAACCGTTACCCCGGGTGATTGCACGTACAAAATGGCCGTTTTCGTAGTGAAGCGAAATCGCTACTCCATCGATCTTAAGCTCGCTCACAAAAGTAATTTTCTCCCCCGGAAGCGTCTTCTGCATGCGCGTGACCCATTCCTTAAGCTCCTCTTCTGAGTAGGTGTTATCGATACTCATCATGGGGATAGTGTGCTCTACCTTGGGAAACTCCTTTGTGAGATCACTTCCCACTCTGTGGGTGGGAGAGTCGGGGGAGTCGTATTGGGGATACTGCTTTTCGAGTTTTACCAGCTCCTCATAAAGCGCATCATACTCCCTGTCTGATATGAGTGACTCGTTTCTGCCATAATAGGCCTGATCATATCTATGAATTAGATTTCTGAGCTCTTCAATCCGCTGCCGGGGTTCTGACATAAATGACCCTGTTTTGTTGCTAAAGGTTAATACTGCTATATTTTGCTGTTTATTCTACACATTCATTTTCCGGCAAACTCATCAAAGACCATCGCTGCAGAACCCATCACCCCTGCATCTTCGCCCATCTGAGCAATCGTCATATCACACCGTTCATAAATCGCGGGCCAGCAGTATTTCTTTGTGTTCTCTTTTACCGCATCCAGAATAACATCTCCGGCCATCATCACTCCACCGCCCAGTACTACCCTGTCGGGTGCTAAAGAGTTTAGTGTAATC contains:
- a CDS encoding HAD family hydrolase, which produces MNNQRSVTPGGILFDLDDTIVAFGLVSGPVLQEVCSAYAGETGVECQKLLDSLMDASRWYWGDKERHRIGRNNQKQARRKIVEEAFKSLNITDSELGERLADEYSAKRLSAMYLFPGAIDTLKHFKSKGVKMALVTNGEAGLQRDKIKRFGLESYFDTILIEGELGFGKPLEGIYNLALERLGEEASNCWMVGDNLEWEVEVPSRLGFYTVWNDVRGKGLPAGSTIAPHRIVRSIAELM
- the ligA gene encoding NAD-dependent DNA ligase LigA, producing MSEPRQRIEELRNLIHRYDQAYYGRNESLISDREYDALYEELVKLEKQYPQYDSPDSPTHRVGSDLTKEFPKVEHTIPMMSIDNTYSEEELKEWVTRMQKTLPGEKITFVSELKIDGVAISLHYENGHFVRAITRGNGLVGDDVTPNVRTIRSVPLMVDYKEPFEVRGEVYMTFSNFTALNEAMVENGQKPMQNPRNTTAGTLKLQDSREVSSRNLSFMAHFLLSDLHSQSHHQNLEHLKGLGFPVVIHSPVLHSPTEVTGFCNEYEHKRHDLPFPVDGVVIKVDSFAFQRRLGSTAKAPRWVIAYKYQPEQAVTIVEKIEANVGRTGVVTPIARLKPVFLAGTTIKNATLHNYDEIARLDVRVHDTVEIEKGGEIIPKVVKVLTEKRDAHSTPTLPPSQCPSCGSALQKLEGEVAVRCFNTACPAQLLASLEHFVSRTAMDIRGLGPSLLKKLVEVGLVQNVADLYELSVEKLVDLERMAEKSATNIVKAVDKSKHNPLERLIHGLGIRMIGAKAAKDLSNQIEDIQELYSKPLEQIEAFEGFGPIMAQSVRIFFDREENRHTIERLRALGVNMRGNRGKVQTGGVFSGKTFVLTGALSKYTRDQAKEKIEADGGKVTSSVSKKTDYVLAGEDPGSKYAKAQKLGVSIIGEEEFDRLLQSGDV